The stretch of DNA GATTTCAGGAGTGGCCCCCAAGGGGACGCACACCTCCTCCCCGTGAACCTCCAAGACCAGCTCCAGCCACCATCCCAGCCCCCGGTCACCTCTGGCCCCACTCGACCCGCTCCTGTCCCGCACCCCTGCCGCAGCCTCACGACCCCACGGCCTCCTCTTACTGCCCGACCCCCACATCCACCCTCCGCCCCGCACGGCCTGGCCCGCCCCCACCTCGGGCAGGACCCAGGGCAAGGTCTGGGTGTGAGTCCAACTCCACCACCCCCCGCGGCCGGACCAGAGCGCCCCACGTGAGGCTCAAAAGCGCGGCTGCTCCGAGCAGCCCTGGGAGGATGGCAGGCGCCGCTCCCCCCCCCGGGGCTCCCCTGGGTCCCAAACACTGACCCCCCCGCGTGAGGGGGCGGGGGAGCGGACAGGCCTACCCCTCCAGCACCCCCACGGGCCGGGCCAGGCCAGCCGGACGGAGCACAGGCTTCTGCACACGCGCTCACACGCCAGGCGTCGCCCCGCGGCTGCGCAGACACTCACCGTGCAGACGTGTTTCTCAAAAGCACAGGCGCGACGATGGAGGCCGACCcctggacagacagacaggacaCGTTTAAGCCCCTCGTCTCCTCGTAGCCCCAAAACCATCCTCTGGAAGACAAGACCCCGGGGACCCGTCAGCGTGCTCTGCTCTCCTCGGGCAGCGAGCAGGGTCCAGACACACGGCCCCACCCTGCGGCTCCGCCACCTCTCTCAGGTGGAGACTCATCGGTCGTGAGCACAGGGGGTGACCTCGTGGCGACTTTTAAAGAAACCACAAATCTCCTCTGACCTGATGAGACCACAGAAGCTCTCTTCAAGAACCTGGACGGTACAATGACACGAGAGCGGGGGCAGCCCGGAAGGGACCCGGCGCGCACGGCGCTTTGCGTGCCGGGTCCAGTTCTGACACGAACTGTGCTCAGAGCAGCTGTGCCCTCAGGAGCTCCTGAGTCGCCCCGGGGCTTAGAACTGATGACCTGGTCCTCGCGGAGGGGcgctgtgggggggaggggggcgccgcggggggggagggggacagcacTTCCACAGGCAGCTCTTCTGATGGCAACTCGGTCTGCGGTGACGACACCGCCGTGACCACGTTCACGTGCACTCAACAACATGGGAGAAGGTAAGCAGGTCTCAGCCAGGGGTTTCTAGACCCGCCTGAGTCCCCGAACGCGGTGACACGAGCCACCCTGGACGGGGCCCTCCCGGCGCGGCACCTGTAATACTCATGCTTGTCCTGTGAGTACAGCGGAGGCTCGATGCAGGGCCGGCTGTGGAtcttctcctcccaggccccCTCCTTCCAGCCCTCCGCGTAACCTTGCAGGACATAGACCTGGTCGATGAAGGGCCCGCCGGACTCTGGAGGAGACAGGGACCGACAATGGCGGTGACCATGGCACCGACTGCAGTGACGCAGAGGATGACCACTGTGTTTAACGCCACCGTCTTCCCAGACGGGACTGGAGAAGGCTCATAAAAGAAGACACTTCGGAGCGAGGACCTCAGGACACGGGGGCCCCTCAGGGAAcaggagggctgcctggagggaGCCGTCCAGGCCCCGGCACCTCCGCTGGGCCACTCACGGACCGACCTCGGACAGCACCTGGGCCGTCCTGGGCCCCATTCTCTTTCTGGCCACACCCTCACTTCACTGCAGGCCGGGCCGGGCCCCATGACAGCCACAGGCTGCCCTCACTCTGCCCTTCTCCGCTCCTCCAGCTGCCCCCCTGCGGTACCTGGAACCCACGGGGTGCTCCCTCCCTGGACCCCCTCAACAGCTGCCCCCACTCGCTCCTGACCCACGAGGCCATTCAAACCGCCTCTCCTGAAAACAGGATGCCTTCCCAGGCCACGGCCGCCGGCCGACACTCCGCACCCCTTCCTGCTTTCTCGTCCTGTGGCTCTGGTCAGCGCCCCGGGCACTGCGTGACCCCACTACTTATTTGTGCTCTACCCCTGCCCCCCGACACCTGGAGCCTCCCGGCCACAACCCAGCGGTCAGTGAAGACATGTTCACGGGTGGAGCCACGGAGCCCAGTGACGAGACTCACGGTGAGCGAGGCCGTGTCGCGGCCACACTCGCTGCAGCTCGGGCACTAACACCCGCAGCGCCCACGCCCGAGGCCTGAGCTCAGGGGCTCCTCCTGcagcgggggtggggatgggacgCCGGGGCTGAGACACTGGAGCCGCCGTGGCACAGGGCCCACGCCTGTCCCCTCTGTAGGAGGAAACCTGAGCAGGGTCGAGGCTGGTGTGGCGCCTCCAGTGTCGCCCGTGGGCTCggtccccacccctgctgcccgGCCCGGGGGACGCGGCCTGCAGAGCAGCAGGGACGACGCCCATCTGCAGTCATGCAGCCCCCTCATGGCTGAGGGCCCACCCCACCGGTCAGGAGCCAGTTCCCTGGGGGCCGAGACTACTTCCTGCGCTGAGCTGGGTCAGACTAGATGCCCAGTCTCCTCTAGGGTCCGGAAGGCTGACCTCCAGCCTCGGGGTTTGCTTTCTCAGCAGGAGCGCAGACGGCAGCAGACCCTCCCATGGCTCCGGGCCCGCAGCATGCTGACCCTGACACGGTGAACGTCTCCGAGGGACAGGGTCTGCGGCGCAGTGAGGACAGAACCTGACGAGGAGGACGGGCAGGCCTTGGCAGGAGCAGCAGCTCTCAGGCCACCAGGCCCTCACTCAGGAACTGTGACTCGCTCTTCCAGGCCCTCCAAGGACGTGGGGCAGAGGCGTCCCTGACTGCTTCAGTTTATGTCTTCTAAACAAAGCAATGATGAGCTCTAAGTACCTTTATCCTAAGAAATTTTCAACTCTTCTCTACTGAAAACATGAAAATGGGAAGCCTGAGTAGGACCTGACAAGGCAGGACGTGTCCTTACACGTCTCCACCAGCACGTGGCCAGTGGCACATCCACACAGAGTTTTCCTTCAGGTAAGAACGGACTGGCCTGCATGGGGAGGGAGGCCTGTGGTCCTGCTTCCCCATCACAGCTCCAGCTCACCCGGTGGCCAGGGTTTTCAGAGGTGAGGGGACACACAGCTTACGTGATTCAGATCTATTTCCCTAGAAAAACCCTGGAAAGACCAAGACCCCTGGCGGTGGGGAAAACAGAAGCAGGGCCCCTACGCAGAGCAAAGGCCGGAGGTGAGATGGCCCAGCTGGCCAAGGTCTCAGGCCTGGCCCCAGGCACAGAACCACCGCCCACCTCACCTGCGATGAACTGCTCGTACTCAATGACGGGGATGTTTCTGTTGAGACTCGGAAGATCAAAGAAGTCAGACCAGGGAATCCGGACCTGGTGGATGTCGGGGCTCTGCCAGTGGTACAGGCGGCCCCAGGGGGGCAGCACCAGCACCCAGTCCTCAGTCTTCAGCAGAGTCTTCAGGAGGGAGGCGACGCGGATGTAGACATCCCTGCGGAGGTTGAAGCCCTCTGGGGGGTTGACGTCGTACAGAAGATACCTGGCGGGGGGGGGCAGGAGAGTGGTTCTTGAGGGCCAGGGCTCTGCACAGAGAACCCGCTGCCCCACGCCCACGCCTAGTGTGCGACGCCAGGCACGGTCAGTAGCTTCTGGTCTGTAACGTGGAGGAAGCAGCCCACCCATCTCTATGGGACCAGTTACTTAAAGAGTCCGCAAGCAGGAGCAGAAGACATCTTAGCATCCGGTTCACCCCCAGCAGTAATCCACAGCTCAGACCAGCAGTCTCAGCAGCCAGAATCTGAGCGCTCCTCCCCCAGATTCTCAAACTGTGCATCTGCAGACCCCTGCCCGCTCTTAACAATGACCAAGAACCCCGAAAGGCTGCTGTTTACGTGGGTTACATCTATCAACACTTCCTGATTTACAAGTGAGAGCAAGAACTTTAGAAAGTATGCtttgaaatacacaaaaataaatgtattacctGCTATCATTAGTattcacaaatgaaaaataagtgtatttttcaAGACAAAAATCATCCCTGACATGAGTagcagtgtttttaatttctgcaAATCTCTTTCTGGTCTGGTGATGGCCGGGTTCTCCTGTCTGCTTCTTCCTTCCCTGTGTTACCATCTCACAGACCAAGTGGTCTCTGCAAAGGCTCCTCAGCAAACCCTCGAGAGAGTGTGCGCAAAAGGCAAGTGACATCCCAGCCTTTCGGTGAAAACGTTCTGGCCCCTCCGGGGccccacactttgagaactgctgccctTTGGAAAGCAAGACTCCCCTACACAAGACGCAGGCAGGGGACCTCGGCTTCTGCTGCGTCCTCACCCCCTGGCGTCTCGGCATCCCCCTCGCTGCAGGTGAGGCTCTGCTGCGATCCCTGGcgtgggccccccaccccccacgacGGCCGGGGCCCACAGGAAGAGGCCCACCCAGCACCCTGACGTCCCGCACCCAGCAGCGTCTCCTCGGTCAAGCGCTCAGGAACCGCGGAACGGCACTGACGCCTGTTTCTCCTTCCTGAGACCTACCTATGAACCGACCAGCGTCGGGATGGGACGGAAGTCCTGCCGCGCGTAAACAAGGCTGGGCTTTCTTACCAACCGCCCCATCCCGACACCTGACCCTGCGGCTCCTCGAGCTCCGGGCGGGGCCCCCGGCCTCCCCGCAGCGCGGACCCGCAACCCGGTGGCCTTACGGGGGGCTCCGGGGGGCCGCCGTCGCCAGGGCGCCCTGCGGGGGAGGGGAAACCGGGGCCCCCACCGCTCCGCCCCCGGCTCTCCGGCCCCGCACTCCGTTAGCCGggccccccccccggccccgcgcTCGGGGTCTCGGCCGCGCCCCGGCCACCGCCACCGCAGGCGGGTCCCTGCCCACCGGCCCCGCCGAGAGCGCGCACGCGCGTTTACCGTCTGCGGGACGCCGCCCCCGACAGGATGTCGGCTGCCGACTGGCCGGCCCAGAACTCCTCGCCCGAGGCCGAGGCCGGCGGCCAGGATACCGCCCCGAGCAGCAGGCAGACGACGCCGAGCGCCGCCATGGCCTCAGGCGGCCACGCACTTCCGGTGGCCATGCCCCGCCCCGGAAGCGCAGCCCGTCCTCGCGGAGAGCGTCGCCTGTAGTCACGGCAACGCTATGGGCCCACCTACGCATGCGTCCTGCCTGATCCGGCGTCGCGTTGTTCCCGGGGCAGAACGTGCGGAGCCGctggggggccggggcggggctgaTGGGCGTGTGGGCGGGGCCGAGGCGAGGGCGGGGCCGAGGCGAGGGCGGGGCCGAGGCGAGGGCGGGGCCGAGGCGAGGGCGGGGCCGAGGCGAGGGCGGGGCCGAGGCGAGGGCGGGGCCGAGGCGAGGGCGGGGCCGAGgcgagggcgggggcggggccgaggcGAGGGCGGGGCCGCGCCGGGCGCAGGTTGGGAAGGGGTCGGCGCCGGGGCCGGGGCCACGCGTCGTGGGGCCCGGGCACCCTCACCTGCGGGCCTAACGGGGCTTCGCCTGGGCTGCGCTGCCTCCACTCACCGGACGCGAGCCGGGTCAGCGTGCGGGCTGCGGAGGGCAAGCCAGAAGACGGAGCCCAGGCCCGCACGGCTGGCCAGGTGGGGCACCTGAACCGCAGATCCGCCATGCCCGGCCCACGGATGGGTGCCAGCCACTGCAGCCAGCGCAGCCGCCCTGCCTGCCAGGGCTTCCCTCTGTGATGGGGGCACCGGGGGGCCTCTGCAGACAGGAGCCAGCTTCCACACCTGCTCCCTCGCCGCAAGGCCCCTACAGCCCCTGGCCCCGGAGAGACCACCACGGGGGCTCTGGGAAGCCCAGAAACCTCCGGTGTGCAGACCCCGGGCCCTGAGTTCCCGTCTCCAGGGACACAGTCGAAACCCACATCCCCCCTCGGGCAAGGCTGAAGGTACCCCCTCGCAGACCTCCGTGTTCCCTCGGGAGTGGGTGGCCTGCACCCAGCCCCCCAGGAGAGGGCAGGCCTTTCCCTCACAGGTGCACAGAGCCCTGCGAGGTGGCCTTCCCCGCCCGGCCCTCCTCGCCAGGCGCCCGCAGTGCCGCCCGGCGACACGTGGCCGAAGGCAGCCGGCCCCTCCACCGTTGCCCAGGAGCACACCCCCCACACTGCTGGCGTTTGGGCCGCTTTGGAAGAGCAGCAGGTATATTTGTGGGCAAATATTTGCTCTTTTGAAAAGACTTGAATGCCAAGGGGTGGAGGATCCCCTTTTTCTGTTGCTCTGGACCCAAACAGAAGCCCAAGCTGGTCATAGGAAAAGTCACAAAACACCCGGCAACCAAAGGTCAGTGCTCCCCAGCAAGGGCCACGGCGCTGAGGGGGCCTCGCCCCcgcccctgggggtgggggggagctccAGCGGGAATGGGG from Hippopotamus amphibius kiboko isolate mHipAmp2 chromosome 10, mHipAmp2.hap2, whole genome shotgun sequence encodes:
- the POFUT2 gene encoding GDP-fucose protein O-fucosyltransferase 2 isoform X3, which codes for MATGSAWPPEAMAALGVVCLLLGAVSWPPASASGEEFWAGQSAADILSGAASRRRYLLYDVNPPEGFNLRRDVYIRVASLLKTLLKTEDWVLVLPPWGRLYHWQSPDIHQVRIPWSDFFDLPSLNRNIPVIEYEQFIAESGGPFIDQVYVLQGYAEGWKEGAWEEKIHSRPCIEPPLYSQDKHEYYRGWFWGYEETRGLNVSCLSVQGSASIVAPVLLRNTSARSVMLDRAENLLHDHYGGKEYWDTRRSMVFAKHLRAVGDEFRSRYLNSTDAADRIPFEEDWTKMKVKLGSSRGGPYLGVHLRRKDFIWGHREDVPSLEGAVRRIRSLMKTHQLEKVFVATDAVRKELEELRRLLPEMVRFEPTWEELELYKDGGVAIVDQWVCAHARFFIGTSVSTFSFRIHEEREILGLDPQTTYNRFCGDEEKACEQPTHWRIAY